Part of the Vibrio penaeicida genome is shown below.
GATTGGCTAATGCTTGCAGCCAATGCTGGCAGTGTGGATGCTTATCACGGACTGGGATACAGAGCGGAAACGGTTGCTAGTTTTTACGATGAAAATAGCCACAAGTACAAAGAGTTATATAAAGAAGCAGCACAGTGGTACGAAAAAGCAGCTAAACGAAATCATATTCAAGCTATGCTGAAAATTGCGTATCTATACACCAGTGGTAATGGTGTTGCTCAAAACTCAGAGAGTGCTTCGTACTATTATTTGAAAGCAGCACGGCTTGGCAACCCAGAGGCGCAGTTCAAAATGGGGCAACTTTATCAATCTGGATTTGGTGTTGATGTCGATTATGCACTTTCTCTTTATTGGTTTGAGAAAGCTCAGCTGCAAGGAATGGATATAGCGACGACGGAAATTGGAAAAATACACGAATTCGGTCTAGGTGTTGCTCAAGACTACAATAAAGCCTTTAGCTATTACTCTGAAGCGGCAGACAAAAATGAAGCTGAAGCACAGTACCGTCTTGGTTTGTTGTATAGAGACGGTCTGGGTACGCAAATGAATGAGAATGCTTCTAAGACCTGGCTGATGCAGGCAGCGACCAAAGGTCATAGAGAAGCTCATGCTTTAACTTATTCCCCTGTAAAAGAGATTTTAAATACCGTAACAGCAGGGGCAGTTCTTCGAGAAGATGGCTCAGTGATAACTTGGGGAGACGCTGTTAGCGATATTTCGTCCGTAAAAGAAAAACTTACACAAGGAGTGGTTGCCATAGGTAGCAGCTTAGCAGATTTTGCTGCTTTGAAAGAAGATGGAAGCGTCGTTCGATGGGGAAAGCTAATTGGTGACAATCTAGACGAAAGCAGGTTTGCAAGCGGTGTAAAAGAGTTACATTTTGGGCGACGAGGGCTAGCTGTGATAAAAGAAAGTGGGGAATTAATCATATGGAGTGATTGCTGTAATGACCAACCACCAGTCTTGCCTAAGCTACAATCAGGCGTCGAAAAAGTACTTTTTACTAGTTCTTCAATTGCAGCCTTGAAAGATAATGGTGAGCTTGTGACCTGGGATTGGTTAGATTCTAGCAATGTCGAAGCACAGCTAGCTTCTGGTGTTGTTGATTTTGTCTCCAATTTTCAAGCTAACTTGGCATTAAAGAATGACGGTTCCATAGTTTTGTGGGGAGTATCGAAAGGCGCCAACAATACTGAAGTTGAAGGTGAGCTAAACAATGATGTGAGTAAAGTTGTTAGCGGGTATGACAGTATGGTTGCCATTACAAATTCTGGGAAAGTCGTGGAGTGGGATGATGAACAATACAATGTCGTGTTCCCAAGAGGGATAACTAATGTCATATATGGCAATGTACAATATCTTGCCTACAAAGATGACGGAAGTGTTTATTCCTGGGGCAGTGGAATGTCTGTTGAATCTGTCAGTATCTCTGGGAGCAAAGTGAAAAAGGCTATCTCATCAGATGCCGGTTTTGCGGTGTTAAAAGAAGACGGAACCTTAATATCCTGGGAGCGAACCTACGTAGGAACTTACTACAATAAATATTACGATACGATTCCAAATGACGGTATTAAAGATATATTTGCAAATGAAAACTCATTTGCTGCGATTAAGAATGATGGCAGTGCATTTTCTTGGGGAGAATTAGAATCAAGCGAAGTGTCGGACAAACTCCGTAGTGATGTTTCTAAAATCATTCCCACCAACCGAGCTTTTTATGCGATCAAATCAAATGGAGAGGTTGTATACTGGGGTGGAATTGGTGATACTTTTGACCGTATTTCACGCCCTGATATTGTATTAAACCCACCTCAATAACCTCTGTTCTTAACCGAATTAGGATGCCTCAAACAATTTGGTTGGGGCATCATTTTAGGCAAAAAATACTGACAAGTTCCAAGAATCTCCGTTTTTTCTGTAAAGGCGATTAAATTTCATGGAGTCCTCAGGAACATTCACTTTAAAAATGCACGAATTCCGCCAGTCACAATGAGTTAAGTTTCGACCCTTAAAGCCACTTGCAGTCTCTTCTGGCACTTAAAATACTAGCGTATGTTGTCTTCCAATCTTACCTAGAAAAGGTCGTTCATTTCATATTTAAAGCGTTGAGAGGGGCTGTATTTTCGTTAAGACAAAATTGAATACTCAGCCGAATCCCATCGATATTACTCAAGAACTCGAAGTGCTAAAAAGTGAACGAATGGTTCCTTTCTTAATGCGAGTGTCCCACTAATTTGTAATTTGTAATTTATACGCAATTAACAGTAAATATTATAGAGTTACTGCCGTTAAAGAATAGCTGGTTGAATTATGTTAACAGTATTTGAGCGGTATTTTATGAGTTGTTTTTCTAACCTCATTTCGCTTTCCAAAAGCACATGTTAAGCAAGTTTTTCTGGCTAAATTGATAATTTAACATTGGTTGAATGTACATCGTTTCAGATAGTTACGAGACGCCTTGCTAGGAATAAATAGATATGAAAAACATCACTTTTTTGCTTGCCGCACTTTTATCTACGTCCACCTTCGGAGCTAGCCATCATCTGGGTATTAAGCTTGGAGGTGCAGCTATTAATAATGATGACACTGGCG
Proteins encoded:
- a CDS encoding SEL1-like repeat protein, whose amino-acid sequence is MKSVVLATLVSFGLLMGCGGGSDSGGGQTAEDAFVQALNHEETGNVSAAFALYKKSAELGHSGAQNNLGLMYLYGEGTEQNEVESLKWFSKSANQGNKYGQYNLARSYFYGWGTGKNYSQAFNWASRAKDHSGAINLLGILYEEGKGVSKNLIQAFQLYQKAANSDNASGMFNLGRMYQYGIYVQKSFSEAKKWYELAGSRNHGGAYYQLSLMYFKEQKENESTISYYVERSASLGYSQAQFSLARAYYTGKLFDEVSHRQHFDYARQWYEKAALNGHIGAKNNLALMLAMGEGGDADYVSAYNLLKEISEEDYVTGQVNLAEFYELGHLGTNDFTKAYQWYQKAELLCEKLTSISKSCAEVYVRIGMLHERGVLDEIDYDKALHYFQKASSVSYPPAFTQLGKLYLDGFAFEKKYDVAKEWFEKAINSGSPDAGAQNYLGYMYQHGLGVEENVTIAEEYYKKAMAQDYAPAFTNMAILAGPDGGRYQLYSSAVFRYDYDPQALYYISNYTYFMSEEDKRKDWLMLAANAGSVDAYHGLGYRAETVASFYDENSHKYKELYKEAAQWYEKAAKRNHIQAMLKIAYLYTSGNGVAQNSESASYYYLKAARLGNPEAQFKMGQLYQSGFGVDVDYALSLYWFEKAQLQGMDIATTEIGKIHEFGLGVAQDYNKAFSYYSEAADKNEAEAQYRLGLLYRDGLGTQMNENASKTWLMQAATKGHREAHALTYSPVKEILNTVTAGAVLREDGSVITWGDAVSDISSVKEKLTQGVVAIGSSLADFAALKEDGSVVRWGKLIGDNLDESRFASGVKELHFGRRGLAVIKESGELIIWSDCCNDQPPVLPKLQSGVEKVLFTSSSIAALKDNGELVTWDWLDSSNVEAQLASGVVDFVSNFQANLALKNDGSIVLWGVSKGANNTEVEGELNNDVSKVVSGYDSMVAITNSGKVVEWDDEQYNVVFPRGITNVIYGNVQYLAYKDDGSVYSWGSGMSVESVSISGSKVKKAISSDAGFAVLKEDGTLISWERTYVGTYYNKYYDTIPNDGIKDIFANENSFAAIKNDGSAFSWGELESSEVSDKLRSDVSKIIPTNRAFYAIKSNGEVVYWGGIGDTFDRISRPDIVLNPPQ